The following proteins are encoded in a genomic region of Oscillospiraceae bacterium:
- a CDS encoding S-layer homology domain-containing protein, which translates to MKLLKTVLSLILAVVSLLGLFPASFAAGAFTDATEHWAGAEISRWSDRGIILGSGGLFRPNDLITRAELAAILNRVMSYQQIADNTFTDLPEKWYTKDILALNAAGVMQGANGNVRPEDNITREEASVMFGRAFRVDEGTSASTRFFDAGTISSWAQPLVFGMEAKGYVSGSSGQFRPRDHISRAEVVKILDNLIDVYITEAGENTGDVEGNVLINTIGVTLKNMNIASDLYLSDGIAEGDVNLDSVTVKGKTVVYGGGMDSINIGGKSSFTAMEICKPSEPVHIRVTGDAVTFFLDLGKIDGLTVTEGKDGELDVVVSGNMILRPNTEETPESMPPVASPPGGSGSGGSGSGGGGSGDGGSPSYRSHNVQNISVPFGMQPGDIGLPSAVILTANTGATSTASVAWDFSSYNPVVAGAYIITGTLSNASISWVPISISVTVTVLEAVGSGDNPKQKLTSPQNIVISFAYGWPDVRWDKVANAKGYQLTLTDSEGTNVSVDVDDPDAASHSFKSVTAYKDVSYTVSVVALSGESPLYTDSEAATASKDCYGRLLVIYPAPRSNIEITADGLISASWSAAKNDQAVYWVEITGPEYQLGDELLYSVLTSDLSILCPIKADVYGEYTVSVALFAGDNGGINSFPFTDSFFWWDRAKFEINYYLGDVTGDPLYTHSGTAYIGASWDPPGHSLGQLKAMGYVTQQQLGEYDNTGIQKNKTGNYILPDGLDDQVNNRVDIVFPFLINFENTLTAAKIALNFETIRGTNTYEQGILTNLTSLPTSLPAYPGVSIAWASSQSAIVSATGVVTRPADTAADAEVTLTATLTYSGATETKTFDLIVRKQGIAEISLNGVDPRFAPGYPKVIFDEENFATLKIKLNPGVASAEHPVVAYFVMDNQGIQGYDILDKDSILYGHVNSTDGHIYQASIVDELFIETDTEYSFHSYDEFLRDGYVTNTGIVLLADDNLNDSNARATVFSAATDDNDFFHFGSEAILNISGEKIYLYFDTKLDNTIDDLPLASDFKITGVSDVTVTDLDIGHNPEMGTNDRHASWLILTLSRSITIDAPYNVQLTYTDSYDDPGHAIPEHALHANGTYLIAFTRWPISGTQSVSAYINPEFGRLSLVFRPALQMSLENPQAFLNHIISSLRYKNTPILAECVAPEYLVAPSQRAVDHCDLLFAFDPILGDDLTSDDFTLTLASDLISVTFDPFLSLQPSISVLSFENIEDSSASYIDSFAGSILVRLPSDVNLQGYLGNATIPACNFILKVDGERVLLRGYTHALVPNAFILPLLSERLTERLFHANSVTLEYNPTVSGHDDPDSMLVDCSWVYVPNFGPIPVDIPDIDHALSPEG; encoded by the coding sequence ATGAAACTTTTGAAAACCGTGCTATCACTGATCTTGGCCGTTGTTTCCCTATTGGGTCTGTTCCCGGCCAGTTTTGCCGCCGGCGCTTTTACAGACGCTACAGAACATTGGGCCGGCGCCGAAATCAGCAGATGGTCTGATCGCGGGATCATTCTGGGCTCGGGTGGTCTTTTCCGTCCCAATGATCTCATTACACGGGCGGAATTAGCCGCTATCCTCAATCGCGTTATGAGCTATCAGCAGATCGCGGACAACACATTTACCGATCTGCCAGAGAAATGGTACACCAAAGATATTCTGGCACTCAACGCCGCCGGCGTGATGCAAGGCGCAAACGGTAACGTCCGCCCGGAGGACAACATCACCCGTGAGGAAGCGTCTGTGATGTTCGGCCGGGCTTTCAGGGTCGATGAAGGCACAAGCGCGTCCACCCGTTTTTTCGATGCTGGAACCATTTCGTCATGGGCGCAGCCTCTTGTGTTCGGCATGGAGGCAAAAGGATATGTTTCCGGTTCCTCAGGACAGTTCCGACCTCGGGACCATATCTCCCGCGCCGAAGTTGTTAAAATACTGGACAACCTGATCGACGTATACATAACGGAAGCGGGAGAGAATACTGGTGATGTCGAAGGGAATGTGCTGATCAATACCATCGGGGTCACGCTGAAAAATATGAACATTGCCAGCGACCTGTACCTATCCGACGGCATCGCCGAGGGCGACGTAAATCTTGACAGCGTTACCGTAAAAGGAAAGACTGTGGTATACGGCGGTGGCATGGATTCTATCAACATAGGCGGAAAATCCAGTTTTACCGCAATGGAAATCTGCAAACCGAGCGAACCGGTACACATCCGTGTGACCGGGGACGCCGTGACGTTTTTCCTGGACTTGGGCAAGATTGACGGATTGACCGTGACCGAAGGCAAGGACGGTGAGCTTGACGTCGTCGTCAGCGGGAATATGATTTTGCGTCCAAATACTGAGGAAACACCCGAATCAATGCCACCTGTCGCATCGCCCCCCGGCGGCAGCGGATCAGGTGGCAGCGGATCAGGTGGCGGCGGATCGGGTGACGGCGGAAGCCCAAGTTACCGGAGCCATAACGTACAAAACATATCTGTGCCGTTCGGTATGCAACCCGGTGATATTGGTCTGCCCTCGGCTGTTATATTGACTGCTAATACCGGCGCGACCAGTACGGCGAGCGTGGCATGGGATTTCAGCAGCTACAATCCCGTCGTAGCCGGTGCTTATATCATCACCGGCACTCTATCCAACGCGTCCATATCATGGGTCCCCATCAGTATCAGCGTTACCGTCACGGTATTGGAGGCGGTCGGCAGCGGTGATAATCCCAAACAAAAGTTGACTTCTCCGCAGAATATCGTGATCAGCTTTGCCTACGGATGGCCTGATGTACGTTGGGATAAAGTCGCCAATGCGAAGGGATACCAGTTGACGCTTACGGATTCCGAGGGAACAAATGTATCCGTTGACGTTGATGACCCTGATGCGGCAAGCCATTCATTTAAGTCAGTTACCGCCTATAAAGATGTCTCTTACACTGTATCTGTTGTTGCGCTTTCCGGCGAATCGCCACTATATACCGACTCGGAAGCTGCAACAGCTTCAAAGGATTGTTATGGCAGGTTGCTTGTGATATATCCCGCTCCCAGATCAAACATCGAGATAACCGCAGATGGCCTTATTTCCGCTTCCTGGTCAGCCGCAAAAAATGACCAAGCCGTTTATTGGGTTGAAATCACAGGGCCTGAATATCAATTGGGAGACGAGCTTCTTTATTCTGTCCTCACTTCAGATTTATCCATACTCTGTCCGATAAAAGCCGATGTGTATGGAGAATATACTGTCTCAGTGGCTTTGTTTGCGGGAGACAACGGAGGCATAAACTCTTTTCCGTTTACGGATTCGTTTTTCTGGTGGGATAGAGCGAAGTTTGAAATTAATTATTATCTAGGCGATGTTACAGGGGACCCACTATATACTCATTCCGGAACTGCCTATATCGGGGCAAGTTGGGACCCGCCGGGTCATTCGCTTGGACAGCTTAAAGCCATGGGGTATGTTACACAGCAACAGCTCGGCGAATACGACAACACAGGCATACAAAAGAACAAAACAGGTAATTATATTCTCCCGGACGGATTAGACGACCAAGTCAACAACAGGGTTGACATTGTTTTCCCCTTCCTTATCAATTTTGAGAACACCCTTACTGCGGCGAAGATCGCGCTGAACTTTGAAACCATTCGGGGCACGAATACCTACGAACAGGGCATTTTAACAAACCTTACATCGCTACCCACAAGCCTTCCGGCCTATCCGGGTGTTTCGATCGCCTGGGCTTCCAGCCAATCAGCCATCGTCTCCGCAACTGGCGTTGTGACACGCCCGGCCGACACCGCGGCTGACGCGGAGGTGACGCTCACCGCCACGCTCACGTACAGTGGCGCGACTGAGACGAAGACCTTCGATCTCATCGTCCGCAAGCAGGGCATCGCAGAAATCTCGTTGAATGGCGTGGATCCGCGTTTTGCCCCCGGATATCCCAAGGTCATCTTCGACGAAGAAAACTTCGCCACGCTGAAGATCAAGCTGAACCCCGGCGTGGCGTCGGCGGAACATCCTGTGGTCGCGTACTTTGTGATGGATAATCAAGGCATACAAGGATATGACATTCTTGACAAAGACTCTATTTTGTATGGACATGTAAACAGTACGGATGGGCACATCTATCAGGCAAGCATTGTCGATGAACTTTTCATTGAGACTGACACCGAATACTCATTCCATTCCTATGATGAATTTTTGCGCGATGGTTACGTCACAAATACTGGTATTGTATTACTTGCAGATGACAACCTCAACGATTCAAATGCCCGTGCTACCGTCTTTTCAGCAGCTACAGATGACAATGATTTCTTTCACTTTGGCTCTGAAGCCATACTCAACATTTCGGGCGAAAAAATCTACCTATATTTTGATACAAAGTTGGATAACACAATCGACGATTTGCCCCTGGCCTCTGATTTCAAGATAACTGGCGTGTCTGATGTCACTGTCACTGATCTGGACATTGGTCATAATCCGGAGATGGGGACAAATGATCGACATGCCTCATGGCTCATTCTCACACTCAGCCGTTCTATCACAATTGATGCCCCGTACAACGTCCAACTGACCTATACGGACAGCTACGACGATCCAGGGCATGCTATACCAGAGCATGCCCTCCACGCAAATGGGACTTATCTGATTGCCTTCACTCGTTGGCCTATCTCGGGTACTCAGAGCGTTTCTGCCTATATCAATCCGGAATTTGGAAGACTCTCTCTCGTATTTAGGCCCGCCCTACAAATGTCTTTAGAGAATCCTCAAGCATTTCTGAACCATATTATCTCTTCATTGCGCTATAAAAATACACCTATACTTGCTGAATGTGTCGCACCTGAGTATCTTGTGGCTCCCAGTCAGCGCGCCGTTGACCATTGCGATCTGCTTTTTGCTTTTGACCCGATCTTGGGCGATGACTTGACAAGCGATGATTTTACTCTTACACTCGCTTCCGACCTTATTAGTGTCACCTTCGATCCTTTTTTGTCTTTGCAACCCAGTATCTCTGTTCTGTCATTTGAAAATATAGAGGACAGTAGTGCATCTTATATAGATAGTTTTGCAGGTTCCATCTTAGTAAGACTCCCGTCCGATGTGAATCTGCAAGGATATCTAGGCAATGCAACCATCCCTGCCTGCAATTTCATCTTGAAAGTTGATGGTGAGCGTGTTCTGTTGCGCGGGTATACGCATGCGCTCGTTCCTAACGCGTTCATATTGCCTCTACTCAGTGAGCGACTTACGGAACGCCTCTTTCATGCGAATTCCGTAACACTCGAATACAACCCTACCGTAAGCGGCCATGATGACCCCGATAGCATGCTCGTCGACTGCTCTTGGGTCTATGTCCCCAATTTCGGACCGATCCCCGTCGACATACCTGACATAGACCATGCTTTGTCGCCCGAGGGTTAA
- a CDS encoding DAK2 domain-containing protein → MIERIDGALFTKAILSAAAAIEAERQQINELNVFPVPDGDTGTNMSLSLGAAAAELSQHTHSEAGRAVEAASQALLRGARGNSGVILSLLFRGFAKAVKDRASLDGTDLADGLSTGVDVAYRAVMKPAEGTILTVSRVSAARAAKAAEENPAAEFVLTQALAAAEAALPETVHQNPVLEKAGVVDAGGRGYCVILSGMLAALRGEPFVAVPAVEGQSLRTRADFSEYMAEDIKFDYCTEFIVTRKKKRDVVRLRAFLEAIGDSLVVVDDEQVIKVHVHTNHPGRALEEALTYGPLSSIKIENMRIQHTEQVIRQGAAPPEAAAQPAAARVVAPPTRRYGFVTVCAGDGLTRVLRDLGADQVIEGGQTMNPSTEAILQAVDATPAEMVFILPNNKNIILAAEQCLPLSEKELIVIPTTSIPQGVAALLAVDTRAGVSENREAMLAALSGVKSGSVTYAARDSSFDGRRIASGDHMALVDGALLYHHHDRAQVVTHLARAFGDEMPSFVTIFSGEGVDEEEAAQTRTVFEENCPGAEIQLIEGGQPVYYYLVSCE, encoded by the coding sequence TTGATCGAGCGCATTGACGGCGCCCTGTTTACCAAAGCGATCCTGTCCGCCGCCGCGGCCATCGAGGCCGAGCGGCAGCAGATCAACGAACTGAATGTCTTTCCGGTGCCGGACGGGGACACCGGCACCAACATGTCGCTTTCCCTCGGCGCGGCGGCGGCGGAGCTCTCTCAGCACACCCATTCGGAGGCCGGGCGGGCGGTCGAGGCCGCCTCACAGGCCTTGCTGCGCGGCGCACGGGGCAACTCGGGCGTCATTTTGTCCCTGTTGTTCCGCGGGTTTGCCAAGGCGGTCAAGGACCGCGCCTCGCTCGACGGCACCGATCTGGCGGACGGTCTCTCCACCGGCGTCGACGTGGCGTACCGCGCCGTTATGAAGCCGGCGGAGGGCACCATTCTCACCGTGTCCCGTGTTTCGGCGGCCCGCGCGGCGAAGGCCGCGGAGGAGAACCCCGCCGCCGAGTTTGTCCTGACGCAGGCGCTGGCCGCCGCCGAGGCGGCGCTGCCGGAGACCGTACATCAGAATCCCGTGTTGGAGAAAGCGGGCGTTGTGGACGCCGGCGGCCGGGGGTACTGCGTGATCCTCTCCGGCATGCTGGCCGCCCTGCGGGGCGAACCGTTTGTCGCCGTGCCCGCCGTGGAGGGGCAGTCTCTGCGCACGCGGGCGGATTTTTCGGAGTACATGGCCGAGGACATCAAATTTGACTACTGCACGGAATTCATTGTCACCCGAAAAAAGAAACGTGACGTCGTGCGCCTGCGGGCCTTTCTGGAAGCGATCGGCGACAGCCTGGTCGTCGTGGACGACGAGCAGGTCATCAAGGTACATGTCCACACGAACCACCCTGGCCGCGCGCTGGAGGAGGCGCTGACATACGGACCGCTCTCGTCGATCAAGATCGAGAACATGCGCATCCAGCACACGGAGCAGGTGATCCGGCAGGGCGCCGCGCCGCCGGAGGCGGCGGCACAGCCGGCCGCGGCGCGCGTCGTCGCGCCGCCCACGCGTCGGTACGGCTTTGTGACCGTCTGCGCGGGCGACGGGCTCACGCGGGTGCTACGGGACCTGGGCGCCGACCAGGTGATCGAGGGCGGTCAAACGATGAATCCGAGCACGGAGGCCATTTTGCAGGCCGTCGACGCGACGCCGGCCGAGATGGTCTTCATTTTGCCCAACAACAAGAACATCATCCTGGCGGCCGAGCAATGTCTGCCGCTGTCTGAAAAAGAACTCATCGTCATCCCGACCACGTCTATCCCCCAGGGCGTCGCGGCGCTGCTGGCCGTGGACACCCGCGCCGGGGTCTCCGAGAACCGCGAGGCGATGCTCGCGGCCCTCTCCGGGGTAAAAAGCGGTTCTGTCACCTACGCGGCGCGCGACTCATCCTTTGACGGCCGCCGGATCGCCTCCGGCGACCACATGGCGCTTGTCGACGGCGCGCTGCTCTACCACCACCACGACCGCGCGCAAGTCGTCACGCACCTGGCCCGCGCCTTTGGAGACGAAATGCCCTCTTTTGTCACGATTTTCTCCGGTGAGGGCGTGGACGAGGAGGAGGCGGCCCAGACGCGAACCGTCTTCGAAGAGAACTGTCCGGGCGCCGAGATCCAACTCATCGAAGGCGGCCAGCCGGTGTACTATTATCTCGTCTCGTGCGAATGA
- a CDS encoding Asp23/Gls24 family envelope stress response protein, whose amino-acid sequence MKIQTDLGVIDISADVFTTISGWAANNCFGVKGMATRSVSDGFVYLLRRDSLSKGVKVSAACDDTVNIELHIAVDHGVNIPAVSRSIISEVRYVVEKLTGVRVAHVDVCVDSIIADA is encoded by the coding sequence ATGAAGATACAAACGGACCTGGGTGTCATCGATATCAGCGCCGACGTGTTCACCACCATCAGCGGCTGGGCGGCCAACAACTGCTTTGGCGTCAAGGGTATGGCCACCCGCTCGGTATCGGACGGTTTTGTCTATCTGCTGCGGCGGGACAGCCTGTCCAAGGGCGTCAAAGTGAGCGCCGCCTGCGACGACACCGTGAACATCGAGCTGCACATCGCCGTGGACCACGGCGTCAACATTCCCGCCGTCAGCCGGTCGATCATCTCCGAGGTGCGCTATGTGGTGGAGAAACTGACCGGTGTGCGGGTGGCCCACGTGGACGTCTGCGTGGATTCTATAATCGCCGATGCGTAA
- a CDS encoding ParB/RepB/Spo0J family partition protein has translation MAVASKNAGLGRGLGALLGSDALRAGEGGSVTLRMAEVEPNTAQPRRRFDETGLQDLAESIRTHGVLQPLLVRRLPTGYYQIIAGERRWRAARLAGLAEIPALIVDADDRKAAEIALIENLQREDLNPIEEAEGLRALVEEYGLTQEEAAERVGRSRPALANSLRLLSLPEAVRAHLIEGRLSAGHARALLPLPGAVLIERTAARVVSDGLSVRQTEALCRRLQTEPAVSPAPREPNYLAEHERRLSEGLGRRVSIAAGPKRGRLTIEFYGPEDLDALMEQLIRSE, from the coding sequence ATGGCCGTGGCTTCAAAAAATGCGGGACTGGGCCGGGGGCTGGGCGCGCTGCTTGGCAGCGACGCGCTGCGCGCCGGGGAGGGCGGCAGCGTGACGCTGCGCATGGCCGAGGTGGAGCCAAACACGGCGCAGCCGCGCCGGCGCTTTGACGAGACGGGCCTCCAGGATTTGGCCGAGAGCATCCGCACGCACGGCGTACTGCAGCCGTTGCTCGTGCGGCGTCTGCCTACCGGCTACTACCAGATCATCGCGGGCGAGCGCCGCTGGCGAGCGGCCCGGCTGGCGGGCCTCGCGGAGATCCCTGCGCTGATCGTGGACGCCGACGACCGTAAAGCCGCCGAGATCGCGTTGATCGAAAATCTCCAGCGCGAAGATCTAAATCCCATTGAAGAGGCCGAGGGACTGCGCGCCCTGGTGGAGGAATACGGGCTGACGCAGGAGGAGGCCGCCGAACGGGTGGGTCGCTCCCGCCCGGCGCTGGCCAACAGCCTTCGGCTGCTGTCTCTGCCCGAGGCCGTGCGCGCGCACCTCATCGAAGGGCGTCTCTCGGCCGGACACGCCCGCGCACTGCTGCCGCTCCCCGGCGCGGTGCTGATCGAGAGGACCGCGGCGCGCGTCGTCTCCGACGGGCTGTCGGTGCGCCAGACCGAGGCGCTCTGCCGGCGGCTCCAGACGGAACCCGCGGTATCGCCCGCCCCCCGCGAACCAAACTACCTCGCGGAGCATGAGCGCCGTCTCTCCGAAGGGTTGGGTCGCCGCGTCTCCATCGCCGCGGGGCCGAAGAGGGGCCGGCTCACGATCGAATTTTACGGCCCGGAGGACTTGGACGCGCTAATGGAACAACTGATCCGATCCGAATGA
- a CDS encoding glycoside hydrolase family 13 protein, with protein MSFYDARDSAYKNPFGAVTAGTDVSFSIRVPRAQAVSHAFLCASFEFDQEKTETRMDWCGLDRDEDVYRAVLPTGGRLGPVWYHFRVERFDRPDLYIGVNIEAMDGKGISSEEILPPFQLTVYDEALSVPDWYGRGVTYHIFPDRFRRVAVPDPVGLVGRRTVHEDWDDVPDFQPDEHGEIHNRDFFGGSLAGVQEKLPYLASLGVTTLYFSPIFEAASNHRYDAADYKRVDPMFGSEEAFSALCRAARALGMRVMLDGVFNHTGFDSRYFNGRGTYDETGAYQSKDSLYYSWYDFQEWPHRYASWWGIYTLPQVNESDPGYLKYIIDDEDSVIRRWLRAGASAWRLDVADELPDDFLVRLRAAVRAEAPDAVIIGEVWEDASQKIAYGVRRRYLLGHELDGVMNYPFRNALLGYLLGGDAAHFRYEMETLRENYPAPVFYSLMNIVGTHDTPRALTVLGVDERLYGQPREERAAYALPPEAHARARARLKLASLIQYAFPGSPCVYYGDEAGMEGFEDPFNRRGFPWGREDASLTAWYTALGAYRRRYEALQCGVLSYLRAEGPLLAFARTAAGMYLAAVTNRAEEACACALPWPKAAARDLLSGEIFAARDGVVSPAMGPLQGRLLLAEPSERRARAAP; from the coding sequence ATGTCTTTCTACGACGCCCGCGACAGTGCTTACAAAAACCCCTTCGGCGCGGTGACCGCCGGGACGGACGTCTCCTTCTCCATCCGTGTGCCCCGCGCACAGGCCGTCTCCCACGCCTTTCTGTGCGCCTCTTTTGAGTTCGACCAGGAAAAAACGGAGACCCGGATGGACTGGTGTGGGCTGGACAGGGATGAAGACGTCTACCGCGCCGTGCTGCCGACCGGAGGGCGGCTGGGCCCCGTGTGGTACCACTTTCGCGTGGAGCGCTTCGATCGGCCTGACCTCTACATCGGTGTAAACATCGAGGCAATGGACGGCAAGGGTATATCCTCAGAGGAGATTTTGCCTCCATTTCAACTCACTGTATATGACGAGGCGCTCTCCGTACCCGACTGGTACGGGCGCGGGGTCACCTATCACATTTTCCCCGACCGCTTCCGCCGCGTCGCCGTCCCCGACCCGGTCGGCCTTGTGGGCCGGCGCACGGTGCATGAGGACTGGGACGACGTGCCAGATTTCCAGCCGGACGAACACGGAGAGATTCACAACCGGGACTTCTTCGGCGGCTCGCTGGCGGGCGTACAGGAAAAATTGCCCTACCTCGCCTCTCTCGGCGTCACGACACTGTACTTCAGCCCTATTTTCGAGGCCGCCTCGAACCACCGCTACGACGCGGCCGATTATAAGCGCGTCGACCCCATGTTTGGGTCTGAGGAGGCGTTTTCGGCACTGTGCCGCGCGGCACGGGCACTGGGCATGCGCGTGATGCTCGACGGCGTATTCAATCACACGGGTTTTGACTCCCGTTACTTCAACGGGCGCGGGACCTACGACGAGACCGGCGCCTACCAGTCGAAGGATTCCCTCTACTACAGCTGGTACGACTTCCAGGAGTGGCCGCACCGTTACGCCTCCTGGTGGGGCATCTACACGCTGCCGCAGGTAAACGAGTCGGACCCCGGTTATCTCAAGTACATCATTGACGACGAAGACAGCGTAATCCGCCGCTGGCTGCGGGCGGGCGCCTCGGCCTGGCGGCTGGACGTGGCCGACGAACTGCCCGACGACTTTCTGGTCCGTCTGCGCGCCGCGGTGCGGGCGGAGGCGCCGGACGCCGTCATCATCGGTGAGGTCTGGGAGGACGCCTCCCAGAAGATTGCCTACGGCGTGCGCCGCCGCTACCTGCTGGGGCACGAACTGGACGGCGTAATGAACTATCCCTTCCGCAACGCGCTGCTGGGGTACCTGCTCGGCGGGGACGCGGCGCATTTTCGGTACGAGATGGAGACGCTGCGCGAGAATTATCCGGCGCCGGTCTTTTACAGCCTGATGAACATTGTCGGCACGCACGATACCCCCCGCGCGCTGACGGTCCTCGGTGTGGACGAGCGTCTGTATGGCCAGCCGCGCGAAGAGCGCGCCGCGTATGCGCTGCCGCCCGAGGCGCACGCACGCGCACGCGCGCGTCTCAAACTGGCATCTCTCATCCAGTACGCCTTTCCGGGTTCCCCCTGCGTCTACTACGGAGATGAGGCCGGGATGGAGGGGTTCGAGGACCCCTTCAACCGCCGGGGGTTCCCCTGGGGGCGGGAGGATGCATCCCTCACCGCATGGTACACGGCGCTCGGCGCGTACCGGCGCCGCTACGAGGCGCTGCAGTGCGGGGTACTCTCTTACCTGCGGGCCGAAGGGCCGCTGCTGGCTTTCGCGCGCACCGCGGCGGGGATGTATCTGGCGGCGGTGACAAACCGGGCCGAGGAGGCCTGCGCCTGCGCTCTGCCCTGGCCAAAAGCCGCCGCCCGCGATCTGCTGAGCGGCGAGATCTTTGCGGCGCGGGATGGCGTCGTCTCGCCGGCTATGGGCCCCCTGCAAGGGCGTCTGCTGCTGGCCGAACCATCCGAGAGGCGGGCCCGCGCGGCCCCGTGA
- the metG gene encoding methionine--tRNA ligase: MSARPYYITTAIAYTSRVPHIGNTYEAVFTDAIARYKRMRGYDVYFLTGTDEHGQKIQKQAEADGRTPQAHVDHIAAEVRRIWDLMDVSYDQFIRTTDPAHKQIVQKEFKRLYEQGDIYKGAYEGLYCLSCEAFYTETQVSDAQGVCPQCGAAVEPASEDAYFFRLSKYADRLRAHIDAHPAFIQPESRKNEMIKNFLDPGLQDLCVSRTSFTWGIPVDFDPGHIVYVWIDALSNYITALGYDPDGPSEAFLKYWPADVHIIGKDILRFHTIYWPILLMALDLPLPRQVFGHPWLLSGADKMSKSLGNVIYAEDLVGEFGVDAVRYYLLREMPFATDGILTRTQLIARINADLANDLGNLLSRTVAMIEKYFDGRLPEARVHAPLDDEVLALTEEITRRYCTAMDALQTAAALADLWRLIGRANKYIDETEPWVLGRSEANRPRLAAVLHTLRTVLLRLAPLLDPIMPRSAQALRAQIGAETGLVRKGPALFPRLRPDGPPAAPAPQAETSAVSAPTKTEKTANVDAPSAEISIDEFFRTDVRVALVTACEPVPKSDKLLRLELDTGALDGGNPRQVVSGIARWYAPEDLIGRRVLLVANLKPVKLRGVLSQGMILCGENHDDEVFVLFAPDGLAPGAKVR; the protein is encoded by the coding sequence GCACGGGCAGAAGATCCAAAAACAGGCGGAGGCCGACGGACGTACGCCGCAGGCGCACGTCGACCACATCGCGGCCGAGGTGCGCCGCATTTGGGACCTGATGGATGTGAGCTACGACCAGTTCATTCGGACGACGGACCCTGCGCACAAGCAGATCGTACAAAAGGAATTCAAACGCCTCTATGAACAGGGCGATATCTATAAGGGGGCCTACGAGGGTCTCTATTGCCTTTCCTGCGAGGCTTTTTACACCGAGACGCAGGTCTCGGACGCCCAGGGCGTCTGTCCGCAGTGCGGCGCCGCCGTCGAGCCCGCCTCCGAGGATGCGTACTTTTTCCGTCTGTCCAAATACGCCGACCGGCTGCGGGCGCACATCGACGCCCACCCCGCGTTCATCCAGCCGGAGTCGCGCAAAAACGAGATGATCAAAAATTTTCTGGACCCCGGACTCCAGGATCTGTGCGTATCGCGCACCTCCTTCACCTGGGGTATCCCGGTGGACTTTGACCCGGGGCACATCGTCTATGTGTGGATCGACGCGCTGTCGAACTACATCACGGCGTTGGGTTACGACCCGGACGGGCCCTCCGAAGCCTTTTTAAAATACTGGCCGGCCGACGTGCATATCATCGGCAAGGACATCTTGCGCTTCCATACGATCTACTGGCCCATCCTGCTGATGGCACTGGATCTGCCGCTGCCCCGGCAGGTGTTCGGCCACCCGTGGCTGCTCTCCGGCGCCGACAAGATGTCCAAATCCCTCGGCAACGTGATCTACGCCGAGGACTTGGTAGGCGAATTCGGCGTGGACGCCGTGCGTTACTATCTGCTGCGGGAGATGCCCTTCGCCACCGACGGCATACTGACCCGCACCCAGCTTATCGCGCGCATCAACGCCGACCTCGCGAACGATCTCGGCAACCTGCTCTCCCGCACGGTGGCGATGATTGAAAAGTACTTCGACGGGCGCCTGCCGGAGGCGCGGGTTCACGCGCCGCTGGACGACGAGGTCCTGGCGCTGACCGAGGAGATCACACGGCGCTACTGCACGGCGATGGACGCCCTGCAGACCGCCGCGGCGCTCGCCGATCTGTGGCGCCTCATCGGGCGGGCCAACAAATACATCGACGAGACCGAGCCCTGGGTGCTGGGCCGCAGCGAGGCGAACCGCCCCCGTCTGGCCGCCGTGCTGCACACGCTGCGCACCGTGCTGCTGAGGCTCGCGCCCCTGCTCGATCCCATCATGCCCCGCAGCGCGCAGGCGCTGCGGGCACAGATCGGCGCCGAGACCGGCCTCGTTCGGAAAGGCCCGGCTCTCTTCCCCCGTCTGCGGCCCGACGGGCCGCCTGCGGCACCCGCTCCGCAGGCCGAGACCTCCGCCGTGTCCGCTCCGACAAAAACAGAAAAAACAGCAAACGTAGACGCGCCGTCCGCGGAGATTTCGATTGACGAGTTTTTCCGCACGGACGTCCGAGTCGCCCTCGTGACGGCCTGTGAACCGGTGCCAAAGTCCGACAAGCTGCTTCGCCTCGAACTGGACACGGGCGCCCTCGACGGCGGAAACCCGCGGCAGGTCGTGAGCGGCATCGCGCGGTGGTACGCCCCTGAGGACCTGATTGGCCGCCGCGTGCTGTTGGTGGCGAACCTGAAGCCCGTCAAACTGCGCGGCGTCCTCAGCCAGGGCATGATCCTCTGCGGGGAAAATCACGACGACGAAGTCTTCGTGCTGTTCGCGCCCGACGGCCTAGCCCCGGGCGCCAAGGTGCGCTGA